Proteins encoded together in one Musa acuminata AAA Group cultivar baxijiao chromosome BXJ3-6, Cavendish_Baxijiao_AAA, whole genome shotgun sequence window:
- the LOC103989935 gene encoding uncharacterized protein LOC103989935 isoform X3, with the protein MTKSQGSGMGRYARKAKIDGKAAVTEAVHHQPSLGVHTRAKTLALKRLQETSPDTASCYLQLRSRCLEKHLPVPSSARSRAATRNRPNADPNPNSHASPSRSPNHVNQAAGAAESPVNSDSVGSVPTKSRCFTKTKPTALAVREVSPEVDPAETEGSFGENVLDLDASRLDFKRFSCTFSLLLKLHRCEISSTGAPFHLKSIMFVFGVTEISGLRENPHLVI; encoded by the exons atgacgaaatctCAGGGTTCGGGAATGGGGAGGTACGCGAGGAAGGCCAAGATCGACGGAAAGGCGGCGGTCACGGAGGCCGTTCACCATCAACCCTCGCTCGGGGTTCACACCAGGGCCAAAACCCTGGCACTCAAGCGCCTCCAGGAGACGTCACCGGACACCGCGTCCTGCTACCTCCAGCTCCGAAGCCGCTGTCTCGAGAAGCACCTCCCCGTCCCCTCTTCCGCTAGGTCCAGGGCAGCTACCAGGAACAGGCCGAACGCTGACCCTAACCCTAATTCTCACGCTAGCCCTAGCCGTAGCCCTAATCACGTGAACCAGGCGGCCGGTGCGGCAGAGAGTCCGGTGAATTCGGACTCCGTGGGGTCCGTACCAACAAAGAGTCGCTGCTTCACGAAGACAAAGCCCACGGCGTTGGCTGTTCGGGAGGTGTCGCCGGAGGTCGATCCCGCGGAGACGGAAGGTTCCTTTGGGGAGAATGTTCTCGACCTCGACGCCTCCAGGTTGG ATTTTAAAAGATTTTCTTGCACTTTCTCCCTTCTTTTGAAACTTCACCGTTGTGAAATCTCATCCACTGGTGCACCATTTCATCTCAAGAGCATAATGTTTGTTTTTGGAGTTACTGAAATCTCAG GACTGCGAGAGAACCCACACCTTGTGATCTGA
- the LOC103989935 gene encoding cyclin-dependent kinase inhibitor 3 isoform X2, with the protein MGRYARKAKIDGKAAVTEAVHHQPSLGVHTRAKTLALKRLQETSPDTASCYLQLRSRCLEKHLPVPSSARSRAATRNRPNADPNPNSHASPSRSPNHVNQAAGAAESPVNSDSVGSVPTKSRCFTKTKPTALAVREVSPEVDPAETEGSFGENVLDLDASRTAREPTPCDLIRDSETVGTPGSTTRRTTSKRQAATPSSIPTNLEMEELFAGPEQLQQRSFVERYNFDVVKDQPLPGRYEWVKLDS; encoded by the exons ATGGGGAGGTACGCGAGGAAGGCCAAGATCGACGGAAAGGCGGCGGTCACGGAGGCCGTTCACCATCAACCCTCGCTCGGGGTTCACACCAGGGCCAAAACCCTGGCACTCAAGCGCCTCCAGGAGACGTCACCGGACACCGCGTCCTGCTACCTCCAGCTCCGAAGCCGCTGTCTCGAGAAGCACCTCCCCGTCCCCTCTTCCGCTAGGTCCAGGGCAGCTACCAGGAACAGGCCGAACGCTGACCCTAACCCTAATTCTCACGCTAGCCCTAGCCGTAGCCCTAATCACGTGAACCAGGCGGCCGGTGCGGCAGAGAGTCCGGTGAATTCGGACTCCGTGGGGTCCGTACCAACAAAGAGTCGCTGCTTCACGAAGACAAAGCCCACGGCGTTGGCTGTTCGGGAGGTGTCGCCGGAGGTCGATCCCGCGGAGACGGAAGGTTCCTTTGGGGAGAATGTTCTCGACCTCGACGCCTCCAG GACTGCGAGAGAACCCACACCTTGTGATCTGATAAGGGACTCAGAAACCGTTGGAACACCTGGTTCAACGACTCGGCGGACCACAAGCAAGAGGCAGGCAGCAACTCCCAGTAGTATACCAACGAACCTTGAAATGGAGGAGCTTTTTGCTGGCCCCGAACAACTTCAACAGAGAAGTTTTGTAGAAAG GTACAACTTCGATGTGGTGAAAGATCAACCGCTCCCTGGCCGCTATGAATGGGTAAAATTGGATTCTTAG
- the LOC103990229 gene encoding 3-ketoacyl-CoA synthase 3-like, protein MDLLWTISTILLLCSLLSILWKGFDRRRNRSCYLLDFVCYKPSDDRKLSSELCSDIIVRNKRLSVPDYKFLLKVVVNSGISEDTYGPRSIIEGREECPTHDDCVDEVDDCMYRTLDELFLRTSISPIDVDVLVVNVSMFAPSPSLTSRIVNRYRMREDVKNFSLAGMGCSASPIAIDLVNNIFKTRKRTLAVVVTSESIAPNWYYGTDKSMMLGNCLFRSGGCSFMLTNDPSLKHRAKMSLKCLVRAHIGANDDAYSCAIQKEDDEGRVGFHLSKSLPKAAVRAFAENLQRLAPKVLPVGELALYVLRGFRHWLWRSKEAKTDAATAAMVNFKSGVDHFCLHTGGAAVIDAVGRALGLTKYDVEPARMTLHRWGNTSASSLWYVLGYMEAKKRLRRKDRVLMLSFGAGFKCNSCLWEVLRDLNDGGAWEDCIRAYPPQTLVNPFMEKFGWVKEA, encoded by the coding sequence ATGGATCTCTTGTGGACGATCTCCACTATCCTTCTTCTCTGTTCTTTGCTGTCCATTCTGTGGAAGGGGTTCGACCGTCGGAGGAACCGGAGCTGCTACCTCCTCGACTTCGTCTGCTACAAGCCTTCCGACGATCGCAAGCTCTCCAGCGAGCTCTGCAGCGACATCATCGTGAGGAACAAGAGACTGAGCGTGCCTGACTACAAGTTCCTCCTCAAGGTCGTCGTCAACTCCGGCATCAGCGAGGACACGTACGGCCcccggagcatcatcgagggcagGGAGGAGTGTCCCACCCACGACGACTGCGTCGACGAGGTCGACGACTGCATGTATCGCACGCTAGACGAGCTCTTCCTCCGGACCAGTATCTCTCCCATTGACGTCGACGTGCTGGTGGTCAACGTGTCCATGTTCGCCCCCTCCCCTTCCCTGACGTCGAGGATCGTCAACAGGTACAGAATGAGGGAGGACGTCAAGAACTTCAGCCTGGCCGGGATGGGGTGCAGCGCCAGCCCCATCGCCATCGACCTTGTCAACAACATCTTCAAGACCCGGAAGAGGACGCTCGCTGTCGTCGTCACGTCCGAGTCCATTGCCCCCAACTGGTACTACGGCACGGACAAGTCCATGATGCTGGGCAACTGCCTCTTCCGCTCCGGAGGCTGCTCCTTCATGCTCACGAACGATCCGTCGTTGAAGCACCGAGCTAAGATGAGCCTGAAATGCCTGGTCCGGGCGCACATCGGTGCCAACGACGACGCCTACAGCTGCGCCATCCAGAAGGAGGACGACGAGGGCCGCGTCGGTTTTCACCTGAGCAAGAGCCTCCCCAAGGCGGCGGTGCGGGCCTTCGCCGAGAACCTCCAGAGGCTGGCGCCCAAGGTGCTACCGGTGGGAGAGCTTGCGCTGTACGTCCTCCGGGGGTTCCGGCACTGGCTCTGGAGGTCGAAGGAGGCGAAGACAGACGCAGCGACGGCCGCGATGGTGAACTTCAAGTCGGGCGTGGACCACTTCTGTCTCCACACCGGCGGCGCGGCGGTGATCGATGCCGTGGGAAGGGCCTTGGGGCTGACCAAGTACGACGTGGAGCCGGCAAGGATGACGCTGCACCGGTGGGGGAACACGTCGGCCAGCAGCTTGTGGTATGTGCTGGGGTACATGGAGGCCAAGAAGAGGCTGAGGAGGAAGGACAGGGTGTTGATGCTGAGCTTCGGGGCGGGGTTCAAGTGCAACAGCTGCCTGTGGGAGGTGCTGCGTGATCTGAACGATGGCGGAGCGTGGGAGGACTGCATCCGAGCCTACCCTCCACAGACCCTAGTCAACCCTTTCATGGAGAAGTTTGGGTGGGTCAAGGAGGCGTAA
- the LOC103989935 gene encoding cyclin-dependent kinase inhibitor 3 isoform X1: MTKSQGSGMGRYARKAKIDGKAAVTEAVHHQPSLGVHTRAKTLALKRLQETSPDTASCYLQLRSRCLEKHLPVPSSARSRAATRNRPNADPNPNSHASPSRSPNHVNQAAGAAESPVNSDSVGSVPTKSRCFTKTKPTALAVREVSPEVDPAETEGSFGENVLDLDASRTAREPTPCDLIRDSETVGTPGSTTRRTTSKRQAATPSSIPTNLEMEELFAGPEQLQQRSFVERYNFDVVKDQPLPGRYEWVKLDS, encoded by the exons atgacgaaatctCAGGGTTCGGGAATGGGGAGGTACGCGAGGAAGGCCAAGATCGACGGAAAGGCGGCGGTCACGGAGGCCGTTCACCATCAACCCTCGCTCGGGGTTCACACCAGGGCCAAAACCCTGGCACTCAAGCGCCTCCAGGAGACGTCACCGGACACCGCGTCCTGCTACCTCCAGCTCCGAAGCCGCTGTCTCGAGAAGCACCTCCCCGTCCCCTCTTCCGCTAGGTCCAGGGCAGCTACCAGGAACAGGCCGAACGCTGACCCTAACCCTAATTCTCACGCTAGCCCTAGCCGTAGCCCTAATCACGTGAACCAGGCGGCCGGTGCGGCAGAGAGTCCGGTGAATTCGGACTCCGTGGGGTCCGTACCAACAAAGAGTCGCTGCTTCACGAAGACAAAGCCCACGGCGTTGGCTGTTCGGGAGGTGTCGCCGGAGGTCGATCCCGCGGAGACGGAAGGTTCCTTTGGGGAGAATGTTCTCGACCTCGACGCCTCCAG GACTGCGAGAGAACCCACACCTTGTGATCTGATAAGGGACTCAGAAACCGTTGGAACACCTGGTTCAACGACTCGGCGGACCACAAGCAAGAGGCAGGCAGCAACTCCCAGTAGTATACCAACGAACCTTGAAATGGAGGAGCTTTTTGCTGGCCCCGAACAACTTCAACAGAGAAGTTTTGTAGAAAG GTACAACTTCGATGTGGTGAAAGATCAACCGCTCCCTGGCCGCTATGAATGGGTAAAATTGGATTCTTAG